In one Nitrospirota bacterium genomic region, the following are encoded:
- a CDS encoding helix-turn-helix domain-containing protein, with protein sequence MAPEEGWVGAEDVAAHLRVAKESIYRWIDSKGFPAHRVGRLLRFKLSEVDEWVQARGGDDSGSPAPAEEAGSKAPRRESNLKKRKR encoded by the coding sequence ATGGCTCCTGAAGAAGGCTGGGTCGGTGCGGAGGACGTGGCTGCCCACCTCAGGGTGGCCAAGGAGTCGATCTACCGGTGGATCGATTCCAAGGGCTTTCCGGCACACCGGGTGGGCCGCCTCCTTCGGTTCAAGCTCTCGGAGGTGGACGAGTGGGTGCAGGCGCGTGGAGGAGACGACTCCGGCAGCCCGGCACCCGCCGAGGAAGCAGGCTCGAAGGCACCGCGTCGGGAATCAAACCTGAAGAAGAGGAAGAGGTAG